In the genome of Monodelphis domestica isolate mMonDom1 chromosome 2, mMonDom1.pri, whole genome shotgun sequence, one region contains:
- the LOC100010939 gene encoding tubulin gamma-1 chain: protein MPREIITLQLGQCGNQIGFEFWKQLCAEHGISPEGIVEEFATEGTDRKDVFFYQADDEHYIPRAVLLDLEPRVIHSILNSPYAKLYNPENIYLSEHGGGAGNNWASGFSQGEKIHEDIFDIIDREADGSDSLEGFVLCHSIAGGTGSGLGSYLLERLNDRYPKKLVQTYSVFPNQDEMSDVVVQPYNSLLTLKRLTQNADCVVVLDNTALNRIATDRLHIQNPSFSQINQLVSTIMSASTTTLRYPGYMNNDLIGLIASLIPTPRLHFLMTGYTPLTTDQSVASVRKTTVLDVMRRLLQPKNVMVSTGRDRQTNHCYIAILNIIQGEVDPTQVHKSLQRIRERKLANFIPWGPASIQVALSRKSPYLPSAHRVSGLMMANHTSISSLFERTCRQYDKLRKREAFLEQFRKEDIFKDNFDELDTSREIVQQLIDEYHAATRPDYISWGTQEQ from the exons ATGCCGCGGGAGATCATCACCCTGCAGCTGGGCCAGTGCGGCAACCAGA ttgggtttgaattctggaaACAGCTCTGCGCTGAGCATGGCATTAGCCCAGAGGGCATCGTGGAAGAATTTGCCACTGAAGGCACAGACCGAAAGGACGTCTTTTTCTACCAG GCAGATGATGAGCACTACATCCCAAGGGCTGTGCTGCTGGACCTGGAACCTCGTGTGATTCACTCCATCCTCAACTCTCCCTACGCCAAACTTTATAATCCTGAGAACATTTACTTATCTGAACATGGTGGAGGAGCTGGAAACAACTGGGCCAGTGGCTTCTCACAG GGGGAAAAGATTCATGAAGATATCTTTGACATCATAGACCGAGAAGCAGATGGCAGTGACAGCCTAGAG GGCTTTGTCTTATGTCATTCTATTGCTGGGGGAACAGGCTCTGGTCTGGGGTCTTACCTTCTAGAGCGTCTAAATGACAG ATATCCCAAGAAGCTGGTACAGACATATTCAGTATTTCCCAATCAAGATGAGATGAGTGATGTTGTTGTACAGCCATACAACTCACTGCTTACCCTCAAGCGGCTGACGCAGAATGCAGATTGTGTG GTGGTACTGGACAACACAGCCCTGAATCGAATTGCCACAGACCGACTGCACATCCAGAACCCATCCTTTTCCCAGATCAACCAGTTG GTGTCCACCATCATGTCGGCCAGCACCACAACCCTGCGCTACCCTGGCTACATGAACAATGATCTCATTGGCCTCATCGCCTCCCTCATCCCCACACCCAGGCTCCACTTCCTCATGACTGGCTATACTCCCCTCACCACTGACCAGTCG GTGGCCAGTGTAAGGAAGACAACAGTGCTGGACGTGATGCGTCGGCTGCTGCAGCCCAAGAACGTGATGGTGTCCACAGGCCGGGATCGCCAGACCAACCATTGCTACATTGCCATCCTCAACATTATCCAGGGAGAGGTAGACCCCACCCAG GTCCACAAGAGCCTGCAAAGGATCCGGGAACGAAAGTTGGCCAATTTCATCCCCTGGGGCCCTGCAAGCATCCAAGTGGCACTGTCTCGGAAGTCGCCCTATCTGCCATCTGCCCATCGAGTCAGTGGACTCATGATGGCCAACCACACCAGTATCTCCTCT CTGTTTGAGAGAACATGCCGCCAGTACGATAAACTACGGAAGCGAGAGGCCTTCCTGGAGCAGTTCCGCAAGGAGGACATCTTTAAGGACAACTTTGATGAGCTGGACACATCGAGGGAGATTGTGCAGCAGCTCATCGATGAGTATCACGCTGCCACCAGACCTGACTACATCTCCTGGGGTACCCAGGAACAATGA